The nucleotide sequence tcctcgctagggaatgtagcagtgattctggccattggccagctgttgcgggtgatctgcttgtccctgagcaggactaagtcttcaacttgaagattccttcggggttctgtccacttttgtctctgttgcaacgaaggtagatatttttgtctccagcgggaccaaaactgatttgccagagcctggacttgtctccattgctttgtgtacaaatccttgtctgagaagtctcctggtggaggaggtgctcctgccttctgcgtaaggagcgttgatggcgaaagtataaaggggttttctgggtcagaagacacaggtaggaatgattgtgcgtttataatggctgtgacctgtgccattagggtgcacagtacctcgtgggccaatcgggtgcgttgctgtatctcaggtttccttttccaggttttccgtaaggacgtgaaccgtttgactgcctgctctttgttatctggtgagcgctggcgtggttctctgaaaggcaatggggcaaccccattatttgcttcatctctgaagaccttggtgtctttggtttttaaagaaatggtatcttgagctgattgtgcaagtttgttgtcatccTCGGTTTGaatgaaaactgactgacctagcgtctcgtcggttactttacgcttggtaatgtcttgttgtgcttctttagggtacacctcagtgaggcagatctcggaacaagaacggcttgactgagtttgaccgcaaacttctgtacagttcgagctgacaattgttgtcctggagtgaacctctccctccccgccgtcctgttgtgggggtgaaggagcgttgtcggttctttcattcttgacttcatcacggagccgtgagggtaaatttccttcctcgtatggatgtgatgcaatcgtgactctctgaggttcctcgtagctggggaagttatcgaatacgtatggagaggggagacgagcctgcctgtctatttgagattgtacatagtcgcttgtgcgctCCAGTCTGGTCccttctaaagtagatcttacttcggtcaaaTCACGCGACCcctcagcttcttctatgtactttgcttccgccatggctgcttcttcttctctttctagctgcagcacttgcaactctgtcgatatttttgccatttccaactgggtttcggcttctctggcggcctcttctttctggatttcggcttctctggcggcctgttctctttggatttcggcttctctggcagcctcttctctttgtctggcggccctttcggcttctctggcggccctttctttctggatttcggcttctctggcagcctcttctctttgtctggcggccctttctttctggatttcggcttctctggcagcctcttctctttgtctggcggccctttcggcttctctggcggccctttctttctggatttcggcttctctggtggccagtttcattttcaaaactgcttcttgtctggcgtaactcagtagcaccttggcggcttctgcctttctggcggccctttcggcttctctggcagccagtttaattttcaaaactgcttcttgtttggcgtaatgcagtcgcaccttggcggcttctgccttggctcttgcctgtgcggacttacttgatgtcgttctactgcccttgtcgctgggcgccatcgacttgatcccggatcgagctgacattgcagcacttggaacacctgataacgcccgggtgggcttacttgatgtcggtttactgcccctgtcgctgggcggcgtcgacttgatgctggattgagctgacattgcagcacttgaaacacctgataatgccgctttttcactgtcacgttctccttcgggtgtaacgaaacgccgaatttaacgtccggataaaccacagttaataagaaccagatcgcagtaagattaaccatttactgttcactcttcacattaacatatggtgaaaactgttgataaaacaatacaagattgatacagtatttgttccttccttaatatcacatttcaagtgtaaatacttgcaaaggtgactataactacattacactaaggtgcagtatacagggagagtttacctgctccattgactactttaaatacacttccatgcaaactatccgcgactctttaactaacgaaagcataaacattatctaccgtcgttacctctaacaggatcagcattaacatcttagttcaatatatcgattatctattaacttacagcgttgctctcactgtgatttctcatgcctgcaaactgcttgtgctcaggtgagcctcgtggaaagcccccaccctcgcgctaatttcaaaccggtgttttcccacaagacgcggcgaaaccggatgtgacgtcatcgcatgccgatatattttacatgcaatgaatacactttaaacacttctaattctaactagaaaatactattgaatgaattactaagcgaaaatattataaactaaataactgtcgtaaagacagcacaagggTTGTTTTTCACACTGGATGTCCGTGACCAGCGCTGAACCACGGGCATCGTTGCTGCCTCCATTCTGTTTGTTATTCATGTTAATGAATTTGATGAGAGTGTAGGTgtgtggttagtaagtttgtggaagtGAGGAAAGAGGGGAAAAAATGAAAGGGGCCCTGAGTGCAATGTTTACGCAGAGAAGGTGGTGGGTGTATCGAACGAGCTGCCTCAGGAGGTGTCAGCGGCAGGTAATTACACCATTTAAATGACATTTAGATAAACGTATGCACAATAAGAGCATAAGATAAAGggacagaagtaggccattcagcccatcaagtctgctccgccattcagtcattggctgatccaattcttagtcatcccactcccctgctttcactccataccctgcctaatggtgtatagttccctgaatgtggaatctcatgtggatagggtggtgaagaaagcttttggtgtgctgacctttataaatcagggcattgagtataggaactgggatgtaatgttaaaattgtaaaaggcaatggtgaggccaaattggagtattgtgtacagttctgatcactgaattataggaaagatatcaacaaaatagagagagtgccgaggaggtttactaggatgttacctgggtttcagcacctaagttacagagaaaggttgaacaagttaggtctctattctttggagcgtagaaggctgaggtgggacttga is from Hypanus sabinus isolate sHypSab1 chromosome 5, sHypSab1.hap1, whole genome shotgun sequence and encodes:
- the LOC132394693 gene encoding plectin-like; translated protein: MSAQSSIKSTPPSDRGSKPTSSKPTRALSGVPSAAMSARSGIKSMAPSDKGSRTTSSKSAQARAKAEAAKVRLHYAKQEAVLKIKLAAREAERAARKAEAAKVLLSYARQEAVLKMKLATREAEIQKERAAREAERAARQREEAAREAEIQKERAARQREEAAREAEIQKERAAREAERAARQREEAAREAEIQREQAAREAEIQKEEAAREAETQLEMAKISTELQVLQLEREEEAAMAEAKYIEEAEGSRDLTEVRSTLEGTRLERTSDYVQSQIDRQARLPSPYVFDNFPSYEEPQRVTIASHPYEEGNLPSRLRDEVKNERTDNAPSPPQQDGGEGEVHSRTTIVSSNCTEVCGQTQSSRSCSEICLTEVYPKEAQQDITKRKVTDETLGQSVFIQTEDDNKLAQSAQDTISLKTKDTKVFRDEANNGVAPLPFREPRQRSPDNKEQAVKRFTSLRKTWKRKPEIQQRTRLAHEVLCTLMAQVTAIINAQSFLPVSSDPENPFILSPSTLLTQKAGAPPPPGDFSDKDLYTKQWRQVQALANQFWSRWRQKYLPSLQQRQKWTEPRRNLQVEDLVLLRDKQITRNSWPMARITATFPSEDGHVRKIELKTTDQGDVKIYQRPVTEVILLLPND